Proteins from a single region of Meles meles chromosome 10, mMelMel3.1 paternal haplotype, whole genome shotgun sequence:
- the WNT16 gene encoding protein Wnt-16, with amino-acid sequence MDRAALLGLSRLCALWAALLALFPCGAQGNWMWLGIASFGVPEKLGCANLPLNSRQKELCKKKPYLLPSIGEGARLGIQECRSQFRHERWNCLVTATALPGTSPLFGYELSSGTKETAFIYAVMAAGLVHSVTRSCSAGNMTECSCDTTLQNGGSASEGWHWGGCSDDVQYGMWFSRKFLDFPIRNTTGKESKVLLAMNLHNNEAGRQAVAKLMSVDCRCHGVSGSCAVKTCWKTMSSFEKIGHLLKDKYENSVQISDKIKRKMRRRDKDQRQIPIRKDDLLYVNKSPNYCVEDKKLGIPGTQGRECNRTSEGADGCNLLCCGRGYNTHVVRHVERCECKFIWCCYVRCRRCESMTDVHTCK; translated from the exons ATGGACAGAGCGGCGCTCCTGGGACTGTCGCGCCTGTGCGCGCTGTGGGCAGCCCTGCTCGCGCTGTTCCCCTGCGGAGCCCAAGGAAATTGGAT GTGGTTGGGCATCGCCTCCTTTGGGGTTCCGGAGAAGCTGGGCTGCGCCAACTTGCCGCTGAACAGCCGCCAGAAGGAGCTGTGCAAGAAGAAACCGTACCTGCTGCCGAGCATCGGAGAGGGCGCGCGGCTGGGCATTCAGGAGTGCAGGAGCCAGTTCAGACACGAGAGGTGGAACTGCCTGGTCACCGCCACCGCCCTGCCGGGCACCAGCCCCCTTTTTGGCTACGAGCTGAGCAGCG GCACCAAGGAAACAGCATTTATTTATGCTGTGATGGCAGCAGGCCTCGTGCATTCTGTGACCAGGTCTTGCAGTGCAGGCAACATGACCGAGTGCTCCTGTGACACCACCTTACAGAACGGCGGCTCAGCGAGCGAAGGCTGGCATTGGGGGGGCTGCTCCGACGATGTCCAGTATGGCATGTGGTTCAGCAGAAAGTTCCTAGATTTCCCCATCAGAAACACTacaggaaaagaaagcaaggtaCTTTTAGCAATGAACCTGCACAACAACGAAGCTGGAAGGCAG GCTGTCGCCAAGTTGATGTCCGTGGATTGCCGATGTCACGGAGTCTCCGGCTCCTGCGCTGTGAAAACGTGCTGGAAAACGATGTCTTCTTTCGAAAAGATTGGCCACTTGTTGAAGGATAAATACGAAAACAGTGTTCAAATCTCGgacaaaataaagaggaaaatgcgCAGAAGAGACAAAGATCAGAGGCAAATACCCATTCGCAAGGATGACCTGCTCTACGTTAATAAGTCTCCCAATTACTGTGTCGAGGATAAGAAACTGGGGATCCCCGGGACCCAAGGCAGAGAATGCAACCGCACGTCGGAGGGCGCGGACGGCTGTAACCTCCTTTGCTGCGGCCGAGGCTACAACACCCACGTGGTCAGGCACGTGGAGAGGTGCGAGTGCAAGTTTATTTGGTGCTGCTACGTCCGCTGCAGGAGGTGTGAAAGCATGACTGACGTCCACACCTGCAAGTAG